A stretch of the Chelonoidis abingdonii isolate Lonesome George chromosome 11, CheloAbing_2.0, whole genome shotgun sequence genome encodes the following:
- the HCN3 gene encoding potassium/sodium hyperpolarization-activated cyclic nucleotide-gated channel 3 isoform X1 has translation MLQPAVNKFSLRMFGSHKAVELEQQRVKSAGSWIIHPYSDFRFYWDLIMLLLMVGNLIILPVGITFFKDENTPPWIVFNVLSDTFFLADLVLNFRTGIVVEDNTEIILDPHTIKMKYLKTWFLVDFISSIPVDYIFLIVDLETQVDSDVYKTARALRIVRFTKILSLLRLLRLSRLIRYIHQWEEIFHMTYDLASAVVRIVNLIGMMLLLCHWDGCLQFLVPMLQDFPEDCWVSINHMVNDSWGKQYSHALFKAMSHMLCIGYGQQAPEGMTDVWLTMLSMIVGATCYAMFIGHATALIQSLDSSRRQYQEKYKQVEQYMSFHKLPGDTRQRIHEYYEHRYQGKMFDEENILGELSEPLKEEIINFNCRNLVANMPLFASADPSFVTATLTKLHFEVFQPGDFIIREGTVGRKMYFIQHGVVSILTKGNKETKLSDGSYFGEICLLTRGRRTASVRADTYCRLYSLSVDNFNEVLEEHPMMRRAFETVAMDRLDRIGEGPPTPGKKNSILLRKLAEHSSGAMNNEMIQQIVKHDRDMAHNIQDLQQMAVGRELSGKPVIWEPLVHAPLQTAAATTNVAIALTHQQSLQAHIFLPPSSISSPLSPEATLLTRQVRRSQPSLGGGSRPSSVSSQSGVQSHLQTPAANSPSSPMVQSQSPLERGGQKAGHVGLPQPRLVQKGEPLAIAKQPLTDSQPQLSKSRGTSVSTSLLQQPAGAPSPSSEQMLPAGRTLHYSLSRATGSHISLLMQPQQLVKHRSIQGLPIGRLTQDVRLLSASQPSLPNEVAQQVDRSSSHQGRKSAGNLAHRSSPSVVGLTKPPPGVPGQPAHPQQMPSGSLVQSSRPVSGVSTPQSPVSVPRHAACPSRKGSVAFSPEVESGKPKLPSNI, from the exons GTTTTACTGGGACCTCATcatgctgctgctgatggtgggAAACCTGATCATCCTGCCCGTAGGCATCACCTTTTTCAAGGATGAGAACACACCACCTTGGATTGTCTTCAACGTGCTTTCAGACACCTTCTTCCTGGCCGACCTGGTGTTGAACTTCCGCACGGGCATCGTGGTGGAGGACAACACGGAGATCATCCTGGATCCGCACACCATCAAGATGAAGTACCTGAAGACCTGGTTCCTGGTCGATTTCATCTCCTCCATCCCTGTGGATTACATCTTCCTCATTGTCGACCTGGAGACTCAGGTGGACTCCGACGTCTACAAGACAGCACGGGCCCTGCGCATCGTGCGCTTCACCAAGATCCTCAGCCTGCTGCGCCTCCTGCGCCTGTCCCGCCTCATCCGCTACATTCACCAATGGGAGGAG ATTTTCCACATGACCTACGACTTGGCCAGTGCCGTGGTGCGGATCGTTAACCTCATTGGCATGATGCTGCTGTTGTGCCACTGGGACGGCTGCCTGCAGTTCCTGGTGCCCATGCTGCAAGATTTTCCTGAGGACTGCTGGGTCTCCATCAATCACATGGTG AACGACTCCTGGGGGAAGCAGTACTCCCATGCCTTGTTTAAGGCTATGAGCCACATGCTCTGCATCGGGTACGGCCAGCAAGCTCCGGAGGGGATGACCGACGTCTGGCTCACCATGCTCAGCATGATTGTGGGTGCCACCTGCTACGCCATGTTCATTGGCCACGCCACTGCCCTCATTCAGTCGCTGGACTCCTCTCGCCGGCAGTACCAGGAGAAG TACAAGCAGGTGGAGCAGTACATGTCATTCCACAAGCTGCCTGGGGACACGCGCCAGCGGATCCATGAGTACTATGAGCACCGCTACCAGGGCAAGATGTTTGATGAGGAGAACATCCTCGGGGAGCTGAGTGAGCCTCTCAAAGAG GAAATCATCAACTTTAACTGTCGGAACCTGGTGGCCAACATGCCGCTGTTCGCCAGTGCCGACCCCAGCTTTGTGACAGCCACGCTGACCAAACTGCACTTCGAGGTCTTCCAGCCTGGGGACTTCATCATCCGCGAGGGCACCGTGGGCAGGAAGATGTACTTCATCCAGCATGGCGTGGTCAGCATCCTCACCAAGGGCAACAAGGAGACCAAGCTGTCCGATGGCTCCTACTTCGGGG AGATCTGCTTGTTGACGCGGGGGAGGCGGACAGCCAGCGTGCGTGCCGACACCTATTGCCGCCTCTACTCGCTCTCGGTGGATAACTTCAACGAGGTGCTGGAGGAGCACCCCATGATGCGTAGGGCCTTCGAGACCGTGGCCATGGACCGCCTTGACCGCATTGGTGAGGGACCGCCCACCCCAG GTAAGAAGAACTCCATCCTCCTGCGCAAGCTAGCAGAGCACAGCTCGGGGGCTATGAACAATGAGATGATCCAGCAGATCGTCAAGCACGACCGGGACATGGCCCACAACATCCAAGACCTGCAGCAGATGGCAGTGGGCCGGGAGTTGAGTGGCAAGCCAGTTATTTGGGAGCCTCTGGTGCATGCACCACTGCAAACGGCAGCTGCCACCACCAACGTGGCCATTGCCTTGACTCACCAGCAGAGCCTGCAGGCCCACATCTTCCTGCCACCCTCCTCCATCTCCAGCCCACTCTCGCCTGAGGCCACCCTGCTCACCAGGCAAGTGCGCAGGTCCCAGCCCAGCCTAGGGGGGGGCTCCCGGCCTTCCTCAGTGAGCTCCCAGTCCGGTGTACAGTCCCACCTGCAGACGCCTGCAGCCAACTCCCCTTCATCCCCCATGGTCCAGTCCCAGTCGCCTCTGGAAAGGGGGGGGCAGAAAGCTGGCCATGTGGGACTGCCGCAGCCAAGGCTGGTGCAGAAGGGAGAGCCCCTGGCCATAGCAAAGCAGCCCCTGACGGACTCCCAACCCCAGCTGTCCAAGTCCCGAGGCACCTCAGTTTCCACGTCACTTCTTCAGCAGCCAGCAGGGGCTCCAtcccccagctctgagcagatGCTCCCAGCAGGGAGAACTCTCCACTACAGCCTGTCCCGAGCCACTGGTTCCCACATCTCTCTGCTGATGCAGCCGCAGCAGCTGGTGAAGCACAGGAGCATCCAGGGCCTACCCATCGGGAGGCTCACCCAGGACGTCCGGCTCCTGTCGGCATCTCAGCCATCCCTGCCCAATGAAGTCGCCCAGCAAGTGGACAGGAGTTCCTCCCATCAGGGCAGAAAGTCAGCGGGGAACCTGGCTCACAGGTCATCTCCCTCAGTAGTTGGACTCACCAAGCCACCCCCTGGGGTTCCAGGCCAGCCAGCACACCCGCAGCAGATGCCTTCAGGATCTTTGGTCCAATCCAGCCGGCCCGTGAGCGGAGTGTCCACCCCGCAGTCTCCCGTCTCCGTGCCCAGGCATGCGGCATGCCCCTCCCGCAAGGGTTCCGTGGCATTCAGTCCTGAGGTGGAAAGTGGGAAGCCCAAACTCCCGTCCAACATatga
- the PKLR gene encoding LOW QUALITY PROTEIN: pyruvate kinase PKLR (The sequence of the model RefSeq protein was modified relative to this genomic sequence to represent the inferred CDS: inserted 2 bases in 2 codons; deleted 1 base in 1 codon; substituted 1 base at 1 genomic stop codon): protein MEGAELRLLDNMAQLTQELGMAFFQRHQQTAAMAXTFLKHLCLLDIDSEPITTRNTGIICTIGPASRCVEMLREMIKAGMNIARLSFSHGSHEYHAGSIENIREATESFASNPLFNCPVAIALDTKGPEIRMGLVKVGENMEVELVKGSRVTVTTDDAFKECCDQATIWVDYKNLPNIVKVGGKIFVDDGLISLLVKEISADSCIKEVENGGMLCSRKGVNLPGVEVDLPAVSEWDIHDLHFGLKHGMDIIFAFFICKAADVAAIQDVLGEHGRAIKIISKIENHEGVRKVDEILEASDGIMVARGDLGIEIPAEKVFLAQKMMIGRCNRAGKPVICATQMLXSMIKKSRPTRAESSDVANAVLDGADCIMLSGETAKGTYPVEAVRMQPAIAREAEATIYNQQLFEELRKVTHLSQDPTEVTAIGXVEASFKCCAVAIIVLTTSGRSAQLLSRYQPRALIIAVTRNEQVARQAHLCWGVFPVLYRGAQQKVWADDVDRRVQFSIEMGRVRGFLRSNDVVIIVTGWRPGTGYTNIMQVVKVP, encoded by the exons ATGGAAG GTGCTGAGTTGAGGCTGCTGGACAACATGGCCCAGCTCACCCAGGAACTTGGCATGGCCTTCTTCCAGAGGCACCAGCAGACAGCGGCCATGG ACACCTTCCTGAAGCATCTCTGTTTGCTGGACATCGACTCTGAGCCCATCACCACCCGCAATACTGGCATCATCTGCACCATAG GTCCTGCCTCCCGCTGTGTGGAGATGCTGAGGGAGATGATTAAGGCTGGGATGAACATCGCACGCCTCAGCTTCTCGCATGGTTCACATGAG TATCATGCCGGATCCATTGAAAATATCCGGGAGGCAACTGAGAGCTTCGCCTCCAACCCACTTTTCAACTGCCCTGTGGCCATCGCCTTGGACACCAAGGGGCCGGAAATCCGCATGGGGCTGGTGAAAGTG GGTGAGAACATGGAGGTGGAGCTAGTGAAGGGTTCCCGGGTGACGGTCACCACTGACGATGCCTTCAAGGAGTGCTGCGACCAGGCCACCATCTGGGTGGATTACAAAAATCTCCCCAACATTGTCAAGGTCGGTGGGAAGATCTTTGTGGATGATGGGCTCATCTCCCTGCTGGTCAAGGAAATCA GTGCTGACAGCTGCATAAAAGAGGTGGAAAATGGGGGGATGCTGTGCAGCCGCAAGGGGGTCAACCTGCCAGGGGTAGAGGTTGACCTCCCAGCTGTGTCAGAGTGGGACATCCATGACCTGCACTTTGGGCTGAAGCATGGCATGGACATAATCTTTGCCTTCTTCATCTGCAAAGCTGCAGATGTAGCCGCCATCCAGGATGTGCTGGGTGAACACGGCCGCGCTATCAAGATCATCAGCAAGATTGAGAACCACGAGGGTGTCAGAAA GGTCGATGAGATCCTGGAAGCCAGTGATGGGATAATGGTGGCTCGTGGGGACCTGGGCATCGAAATCCCAGCAGAGAAAGTCTTCCTGGCTCAGAAGATGATGATTGGCCGCTGCAACCGTGCCGGGAAGCCTGTGATATGTGCTACGCAG atGCTGTAGAGCATGATCAAGAAGTCCCGTCCCACTCGGGCAGAGAGCAGTGACGTAGCCAATGCTGTGCTGGATGGAGCTGACTGCATCATGTTGTCAGGAGAAACAGCCAAGGGGACCTACCCCGTGGAAGCTGTGCGCATGCAGCCTGCG ATTGCCAGGGAGGCTGAGGCCACCATCTATAACCAGCAGCTGTTTGAGGAGTTGCGTAAGGTGACCCATCTGAGCCAGGACCCCACTGAGGTGACAGCCATTG GTGTGGAGGCGTCCTTCAAGTGCTGCGCTGTGGCCATTATTGTGCTGACCACTTCGGGCAG GTCTGCACAGCTGCTCTCCCGCTACCAGCCTCGTGCCCTTATCATTGCCGTGACACGGAATGAGCAGGTGGCACGCCAGGCACACCTGTGCTGGGGCGTCTTCCCTGTTCTTTATCGGGGGGCACAGCAGAAGGTGTGGGCAGATGATGTGGATCGCAGAGTGCAATTCAGCATAGAGATGG GGAGAGTGCGTGGATTCCTGCGCTCCAATGATGTCGTGATTATCGTGACAGGCTGGAGA CCTGGCACCGGCTACACCAACATCATGCAGGTGGTGAAGGTGCCGTGA
- the HCN3 gene encoding potassium/sodium hyperpolarization-activated cyclic nucleotide-gated channel 3 isoform X2, with protein sequence MLQPAVNKFSLRMFGSHKAVELEQQRVKSAGSWIIHPYSDFRFYWDLIMLLLMVGNLIILPVGITFFKDENTPPWIVFNVLSDTFFLADLVLNFRTGIVVEDNTEIILDPHTIKMKYLKTWFLVDFISSIPVDYIFLIVDLETQVDSDVYKTARALRIVRFTKILSLLRLLRLSRLIRYIHQWEEIFHMTYDLASAVVRIVNLIGMMLLLCHWDGCLQFLVPMLQDFPEDCWVSINHMVNDSWGKQYSHALFKAMSHMLCIGYGQQAPEGMTDVWLTMLSMIVGATCYAMFIGHATALIQSLDSSRRQYQEKYKQVEQYMSFHKLPGDTRQRIHEYYEHRYQGKMFDEENILGELSEPLKEEIINFNCRNLVANMPLFASADPSFVTATLTKLHFEVFQPGDFIIREGTVGRKMYFIQHGVVSILTKGNKETKLSDGSYFGEICLLTRGRRTASVRADTYCRLYSLSVDNFNEVLEEHPMMRRAFETVAMDRLDRIGKKNSILLRKLAEHSSGAMNNEMIQQIVKHDRDMAHNIQDLQQMAVGRELSGKPVIWEPLVHAPLQTAAATTNVAIALTHQQSLQAHIFLPPSSISSPLSPEATLLTRQVRRSQPSLGGGSRPSSVSSQSGVQSHLQTPAANSPSSPMVQSQSPLERGGQKAGHVGLPQPRLVQKGEPLAIAKQPLTDSQPQLSKSRGTSVSTSLLQQPAGAPSPSSEQMLPAGRTLHYSLSRATGSHISLLMQPQQLVKHRSIQGLPIGRLTQDVRLLSASQPSLPNEVAQQVDRSSSHQGRKSAGNLAHRSSPSVVGLTKPPPGVPGQPAHPQQMPSGSLVQSSRPVSGVSTPQSPVSVPRHAACPSRKGSVAFSPEVESGKPKLPSNI encoded by the exons GTTTTACTGGGACCTCATcatgctgctgctgatggtgggAAACCTGATCATCCTGCCCGTAGGCATCACCTTTTTCAAGGATGAGAACACACCACCTTGGATTGTCTTCAACGTGCTTTCAGACACCTTCTTCCTGGCCGACCTGGTGTTGAACTTCCGCACGGGCATCGTGGTGGAGGACAACACGGAGATCATCCTGGATCCGCACACCATCAAGATGAAGTACCTGAAGACCTGGTTCCTGGTCGATTTCATCTCCTCCATCCCTGTGGATTACATCTTCCTCATTGTCGACCTGGAGACTCAGGTGGACTCCGACGTCTACAAGACAGCACGGGCCCTGCGCATCGTGCGCTTCACCAAGATCCTCAGCCTGCTGCGCCTCCTGCGCCTGTCCCGCCTCATCCGCTACATTCACCAATGGGAGGAG ATTTTCCACATGACCTACGACTTGGCCAGTGCCGTGGTGCGGATCGTTAACCTCATTGGCATGATGCTGCTGTTGTGCCACTGGGACGGCTGCCTGCAGTTCCTGGTGCCCATGCTGCAAGATTTTCCTGAGGACTGCTGGGTCTCCATCAATCACATGGTG AACGACTCCTGGGGGAAGCAGTACTCCCATGCCTTGTTTAAGGCTATGAGCCACATGCTCTGCATCGGGTACGGCCAGCAAGCTCCGGAGGGGATGACCGACGTCTGGCTCACCATGCTCAGCATGATTGTGGGTGCCACCTGCTACGCCATGTTCATTGGCCACGCCACTGCCCTCATTCAGTCGCTGGACTCCTCTCGCCGGCAGTACCAGGAGAAG TACAAGCAGGTGGAGCAGTACATGTCATTCCACAAGCTGCCTGGGGACACGCGCCAGCGGATCCATGAGTACTATGAGCACCGCTACCAGGGCAAGATGTTTGATGAGGAGAACATCCTCGGGGAGCTGAGTGAGCCTCTCAAAGAG GAAATCATCAACTTTAACTGTCGGAACCTGGTGGCCAACATGCCGCTGTTCGCCAGTGCCGACCCCAGCTTTGTGACAGCCACGCTGACCAAACTGCACTTCGAGGTCTTCCAGCCTGGGGACTTCATCATCCGCGAGGGCACCGTGGGCAGGAAGATGTACTTCATCCAGCATGGCGTGGTCAGCATCCTCACCAAGGGCAACAAGGAGACCAAGCTGTCCGATGGCTCCTACTTCGGGG AGATCTGCTTGTTGACGCGGGGGAGGCGGACAGCCAGCGTGCGTGCCGACACCTATTGCCGCCTCTACTCGCTCTCGGTGGATAACTTCAACGAGGTGCTGGAGGAGCACCCCATGATGCGTAGGGCCTTCGAGACCGTGGCCATGGACCGCCTTGACCGCATTG GTAAGAAGAACTCCATCCTCCTGCGCAAGCTAGCAGAGCACAGCTCGGGGGCTATGAACAATGAGATGATCCAGCAGATCGTCAAGCACGACCGGGACATGGCCCACAACATCCAAGACCTGCAGCAGATGGCAGTGGGCCGGGAGTTGAGTGGCAAGCCAGTTATTTGGGAGCCTCTGGTGCATGCACCACTGCAAACGGCAGCTGCCACCACCAACGTGGCCATTGCCTTGACTCACCAGCAGAGCCTGCAGGCCCACATCTTCCTGCCACCCTCCTCCATCTCCAGCCCACTCTCGCCTGAGGCCACCCTGCTCACCAGGCAAGTGCGCAGGTCCCAGCCCAGCCTAGGGGGGGGCTCCCGGCCTTCCTCAGTGAGCTCCCAGTCCGGTGTACAGTCCCACCTGCAGACGCCTGCAGCCAACTCCCCTTCATCCCCCATGGTCCAGTCCCAGTCGCCTCTGGAAAGGGGGGGGCAGAAAGCTGGCCATGTGGGACTGCCGCAGCCAAGGCTGGTGCAGAAGGGAGAGCCCCTGGCCATAGCAAAGCAGCCCCTGACGGACTCCCAACCCCAGCTGTCCAAGTCCCGAGGCACCTCAGTTTCCACGTCACTTCTTCAGCAGCCAGCAGGGGCTCCAtcccccagctctgagcagatGCTCCCAGCAGGGAGAACTCTCCACTACAGCCTGTCCCGAGCCACTGGTTCCCACATCTCTCTGCTGATGCAGCCGCAGCAGCTGGTGAAGCACAGGAGCATCCAGGGCCTACCCATCGGGAGGCTCACCCAGGACGTCCGGCTCCTGTCGGCATCTCAGCCATCCCTGCCCAATGAAGTCGCCCAGCAAGTGGACAGGAGTTCCTCCCATCAGGGCAGAAAGTCAGCGGGGAACCTGGCTCACAGGTCATCTCCCTCAGTAGTTGGACTCACCAAGCCACCCCCTGGGGTTCCAGGCCAGCCAGCACACCCGCAGCAGATGCCTTCAGGATCTTTGGTCCAATCCAGCCGGCCCGTGAGCGGAGTGTCCACCCCGCAGTCTCCCGTCTCCGTGCCCAGGCATGCGGCATGCCCCTCCCGCAAGGGTTCCGTGGCATTCAGTCCTGAGGTGGAAAGTGGGAAGCCCAAACTCCCGTCCAACATatga